Within Streptomyces sp. NBC_00704, the genomic segment AGCGCAGGATGAACGCCAAGGAGAGCGACGCCGCCGCAGCCTTCACCACCAACACCGCCGACGCCTTCGTCGAATGGCTGCTGCGCAAGGCCACAGACGATGACCGGTACACCGAACTGGGCACGGCCTTCCACGGTTATGCCGCTGCACATGACGAACGCGCCCTCTGGGAAAGGGAGCGGCAGTTCGCGGTGGAGATGCAGCACGCATGCGAGGACGTCGCCGGCCTCCACGACACGCTCAACCGGCATGCCGGTGCAGCCAAGAACGCCGAAAAGGACCTCGTTCACCTCACCTCCGCGATCCGGGCACGTCACACCGCCCTCACCGCCACCGAGGCCGAGAGAAACACCACCCTCAAGGACACGCATCGCGCGCTGGAAGCCGCGAAGCGCACCAGCGAACTCGCCCACTCCCGCGTCCAGCACGTACAGGCGTGTTCCCACACCCTCGAACTGGACGAGATCACCGCCCAAGAGCAGGAAACCCAGAAGAACAGGCAACAGGCGCAAGATGAGAGGACGGCGTGGGCGAGCGTCCCGATCGCGCTGCGTCACACACAGGCACTGGACAACAACAACCGTGCCCAGCGGGCCCTCGTCCAGGCCGAACTAACCGCCGCCCCCTTCGTCCAAGCCCTAGACGCCGCAGCGGCAGCTCTACGCGCGGGCTATACCCGGGCCGAGAAAGAGGCCCGCGACACGATCCGCACGCACAAAGACACCACAGCCGAGACGCAGAAACAGATCGAACAATGGCGTACCCGAAGCAACAAGCTACTCACCGCGGCAGGCGCTGCCCAGGAGGAAACCCGCACCCTACAGAAGCAGACCGACGCCTTCGCATTACGCCTTAACGCCGCCCGGGAACATGATCTCCTTGCCCCGCAAGAAAGCGCCGCCGATGCCGCCGCCCGCACCCAGGATCACGCACACCACAGCAAGCAGCTGCTGCGTGAAGCCGACCAGGCCCGCAAGAGCGTCCGAACCGAACGGGACCGCGCCCACACCGCACTGGCGGAGCAACAAGCACTGGCCTGGTCCGCGCGTGCGGCCGCAACGGCAGCGGACGAGGAGAGCAGCCAACTGCGAGCTCAGGCTGTAGCCATCCGCAGCAACCCGCTGTGTGCCGAGCTATTGGAAGCCAACAGCGACGAGCTTGGCGCCGGCGACGCATTGCGCTGGCTGGGTGACCATGCCGGCGCCCTGCACCAGCTCGCCGAGCGTCGCACCGGCGGCCTCGAGACCGCACTGACACGCAAGCACATCGACCTGCAGAACGATCAGGACCTCCTCTCCCTCCTCGACACCAGCGAGGGCCTGCTGCCTGCCGCCGAAGAGGTACGCGACCTGTGCGGCCAACTGTCGGACCACGGGATCCACGCGGTGCCCGGCTGGCAGTGGATGCGCGACAACGTCCCGACCACGGAGCGCCAGCAGGTCATCAGTACACACCCCGACCTGGTCGGCGGGATCATCGTGGGCGGTCTCGACGGCTTGGACACAGCCCAGAGCATTGTGGTGCACCTTCGCCCCCTGCCCTCCGCGGCCGTCACCGTCGGCACCGGAGAACGGATGCTGAGCACCCATGCAGCGTCCGACGGCGGACGATTCGTGGTCGAACCTACCCCCGCCCTCCACGACGAAGAAGCCGCCGCACACGAGCGCGCTGCGGTCGACGCCCGCATCACCGAGGTCACCCGCGAGTTGAACTTGCTCGGACAGCGCATCACCGCTGTACGAGACCTTCTGCGCCAGATCGCGAACTGGCGTGATGCCTGCGGTATGCGGACTGTGTCCGACCTGCTTGGCCAGCTGGAACTGCTGGAGACCTCTGCTGAAGAGGCCGAGACCGCACTGGCCGCAGCCCGCACCGCAGCAGGTGAGCAGGAGACTGCGCTGGAGGTCGCGGAGGACGAATGCGAACGCCGTACCGAAGGTCTTAAGGCAGCGCAGAGGATCGCCGAGGATCTGGCTCGCCTGGCGGAGGAGGAGACCGCTGCCGACCTAGCACGGGCCCGGATCAAGGCCCTTGCCGGCGAGAGGGTCGCCCGCACCAACGAACTCGAGTTACTGGCGGGCCAGATCGACCAGGCGGGTGAGGAGATCCTGTATCTCGCGCGCGCCATCGAATCAGCTGAGCAGGCCGCAGACCGATACGCCCGGGCGCGCGAAGAGATCACCAGCACGTCCCAAGCGCAACAGGCACACGACGCCTCCAACGCAACCCTGTTGCCCCTCCCCTCTCTCCAACATCGCTATCTGCAAGCGCAGGACGAGCTGAGGGGCGTTGAGGTCGGCGAGGACCAGCAAGTGCGCGCCACGACCGCGCAGAAGGCTCTGCTCGCGAGCCAGGAAGAATGGAACAAAGTCCCCGAACAGGTACGAGGTCTGGCCATGGCCCACAGTCGCGATGGACGGGCCGGTGACCCCGTTCAACGCGACGCCATTCTGCGCGCCCTCACCGCCAAGATCGACTCCTGCGACGTGGCCCTTCAGCGACTGCGGGATCAGTCGAGCCGTCTTGCGGAACGCTCCAAGCACCTCACCTCGGCAGTCTCGCTGAACGACGAAGACGCCGCAGCCTGGACGCCGACCACCGTTACTGAGGCCCGCGAGCTGGAGGCCCGGGCCACGGGCGAACTCGACACGGCTCAGGACAAGGAACGTCTTGCCGCCGCAGCCTTCAACACCGCCCGCCGCGATCAGGCCAGTTCCACCAAGGAGCTTGCGGCATTCGACCGTATCCTCCCGGTGCTGGAAACCGCTGTCCATGGCCTAACCGTTCCTCCGGACCGGGAGCCCTACGACGGCACTGCGGAAGCAGCCGCATTCGCCGCTCGACAGGTGACAGCCGCACACACCACGTGCCGGGACGCAGCCCGCCAGGCAGAGCGAAGCCTGGAAGGAAGCGTCAGCCGGCTCAAAGAAGTACCCGCCGATGTCCGATTCGAAGGACTCGACATCCCGCTGCGTACGCAGATCTCCGCCCTGGACAGCCGCCACATCCCAGCAATGGCTGCCACCTGGACCGATGCACTGACCTCTCGCATCGCAGCCCTGAACTCAGATCTCGAAGGTATGGCCAAGGCCCGCGAGGCCCTCGCCTCACAACTCAGCGGCCACGTCACCGACCTTTTGCAGCGCCTCGACCAGGCCAGTCGCTTCTCCGCCTTCCCTGAGGGGGACGCTCCCTGGTCCGGACAGAAATTCCTCAACATCCGCTACAAGAAACCGGATCTCACTGCCCTAGCCGCCCAGATGCACGAATCCGTCGATGCACTGGCCGGCAATCAACGCACTCGCAAGCTCAAGGGCATCGATGTCGTCATGCGCTGCCTCGTAGCAGCCGTCCCCCGCGGATTCACCGCCGAGGTCATGAAGCCCAACGCCTCCCAACGCCTGGACCGCGTCCCCGTCGAGGAAATGAGCCGCGTCTTCTCCGGTGGCCAGGAACTGACCGGGGCCATCCTCCTGTACTGCGCACTCGCCGCACTCCGTACTTCACCCGGACCTCGCAGCCGCACCCGCAACGGCGGACTGCTCCTGCTCGACAACCCCATCGGCCGGGCCAACGCCGGGTACCTCGTCGACATCCAGATGGAGATGGCCGCCGCCCTCGGAATCCAGCTGATCTACACCACCGGACTGAGTGACGAGGACGTCATCTCGCGGTTCCCCATGCGCATCCAGCTCCGCAACGACGCCGAGGCCCGAAGCGGCCTCTCCCTCATCCGGCTCGACGAACGGGTACGCAACGCTCTCATCCCCGCCCCCCGTATCACTCCAGACCAAGACGTCCCCGAACCCGTCGGTGTCCTCACCTCTGCCCGGCTGTACAGGAAGCAGGGCGACGCTAAATGACCTCCCCCACGGGACAACTCCAAGTGCCGCTCTCCCCCGCAGCAGCACAACTCAGCGCCGCGCTCCAGGCCCGCACCGACCGCGTCACGGTCGGCCGAGCCACCCTCATCGAGGCATTCCGCGACGCTCTACCGGGCGCCGCCAGCGGCGAGAACGCACGCAGCACGCTCGCCACACTCCTGTACGAAATCGCCGAACACGGCATCATCGCCCTGCCCACCTCCCCCACCAAATGGGACGCCGGCCGCCCGGCCCTTCCGGAACAGGTCCGGATCCCCACCGCGCCGCCAGCGAAATCCTCTACCCCACGCCAGCATGTGTCATGGCGGCCAGAGCTCAACTGGGCCTACGGCACTCGGTTGACCGCGTCCCAAACCGAAGACCTCCTCGCCTGCAACCGCTGGTTCCGGGATACCCACAATCAACCAGCCCGCCGCGCTCCCCTCCCCCTACGCGAGCGCTCACACGAGATCTTCCGCTACGAAAAGCGCCTCGACACCCTGATCACCGGAGCACTCTTCGCCCCCGGCAGACTGACCCTCGAACAGCTCTCCACCTACCGCGAACCGCCACCGCTGGCCCACCGCAGGCTCGGCGACGGCGACACCATGCTCGTAGTGGAAAACAGCGACACCTACGCCACCTTGCACAACCTGCTCAAGGCCGCCCCCGGCCCCATCGGATACATCGCCTTCGGCTCCGGAAGAGCCTTCGAAGCATCCGTAGAAAACATCGCTGAGCTCCCTGGCATCCACCGCATCGTCTATTACGGCGACCTCGACGCCGAAGGCATCGCCATCCCAGCCAGAGCCTCAATCAACGGCGTCCAGCACGGACTGCCACCTATCGAACCGGCGACGGGGCTGTACCGCCTGTTGCTGGGCCGCGAACCCAACGCCGGCGACATCATCGCCAGCGACCGGGCCCACAGCCTGACGGCATGGCTCCCCGAGGAACTCCGGGAGGCAGCGCACGTCCTGCTGACCAAAGGGCAACGCATCGCGCAGGAAGCAACCAACCGGAACGAACTCAGTCTCGATCCAGACTGGCGATGGTGAGCCTCCCCTTCGGCAATTGTTCGCCGTGACTCTCGCTGGCGGGGCTTAGCATGGGCCTGCCTCCTTGCGCAGGGGCCGTCCTACGGACTGGGGAGGCAGTTGCTAGGTGGTGTGCGCGGTAGCTTCGTCGTCGCCCTGACCAGGTAAAAGTTCAGCGAGCGACCATGGGAGGACGGTGAGGTCGGCGACGGACTGGGGAAGCCGCGGATAGCGGTTCAGCTGGCGCATCTTCTGCATCAGGGCGAAGCCGTCCTCCGCCGCGACGAATCCCGCTTTCACGGCAAGCTGCATCACGTCGAGCGTCTCCGCCGTCATGATGCCCTGCCCAATTGCATACTCAAGAGCGGATTTATCGTCCGATATCCACCATGCACCGGAGAACTGGGGCCAGCGTTGGATGATGTGGCAGGTCTCGGCCTCGCCGAGGTGCTGCAGGTACCGGTCGGCTTGGCCGCCGAACACAGCTGTGCGAAGGTGCCCGACGTTCTCAACGTCATCCGGAGCCGTTACTCGGATTGCTTCGCCGAGCCAGCCCTGTTCTCTCAGGTCGTGAAGAGCGGGCAGCTGTTCGGCCGATTTGCGGGCCTCCCGCGACACAGCCGCGGTCCACTTGCCGCGGCCTGCCAGGACCGCGCGAAGCAGATCGAGGCGTTCAACGGCGGCGAAGTTGCACAGCACGGTGTTGTCCGGGAACAGGAAGTCGCTCATGCTGTACCGCCGTTGTCCTGTCCGGACGCTAACTGGTCTCTGAGCTCGTCGACATCAACGCCGAGTAGCGACGCGTACGGACGCAAGGTCGCCTTGCCGGCCTCGTAGGCAGCGCGCGTGTCGCGTACAAGAAGTCCGGGGAGCCTTTTCTCCTGCGAGGCCGCGACTTGCCGGTCGAGTACTTCCACGCGGTCAGCGACGACTGCGGCCTCGCGCACGGTCATGCGCTTGTAGTAGTCGCAGGCGCCGGCGTCGATCACACGAAGCGTGAGCAGTCTGTAGGCCAGGGTCGCAGGGCTGACCATGAAGTCGCAGCAGAGCGCGGCAAAGCTTTCCCGGGTCAATTTCACTGCACCGACTGCTTCGCGCAGCGTTTGCTCGGGCAAGAGGAAGACGGAAGCGAAGGCGTTGGCTCGCTGCTCGCTCGGGTCGATCTTCTGGGCCCGTTCGAAGATATCGCGATCGAGGTGGACGTCCTGGTCGTCGTCGGCGAGAAGGTGCCCGAGTTCGTGCGCGAGAGTGAAGCGCTGACGTGCCGGGTTAGATGTCGTGGTCAGGAGGATGAGCTTGGCACCTTGACCCGTGGCAGCGAGGCCGTCAAAGCCGTCGCCCAGCGGCTCGACAGCCACATCGGCCCCGAAGACCGCCTCGATCAGTTCCGGCAAGCCGCCCTGGAGCACCAATCGTCCCTGGAGCTCCACCGCCCTCCGAGCTGATTTCGCCAGTGCCTCTCCCTGGGCAGCGTAGGTACTGCCAGCAGGCGCTGCCGGGGAGACGGGCCGCCAGGGCTGCGTATAGCCGAGCTTGTCCAGGTCGGCGCGTCGGGCAACGTAGTCCCGGGCGGCTGCCAGTGCCTCGGCCGCCTTTCCAGTGGTCGTTCTCGCTGCCACGGCCAGTGGGGGCTCGGCTCCGGTGAGCAGCCAGTCCATGGAGACGTGGAATTCATCGGCAATGACCGCGAGATCAACAGTTGAGAAGGGGCTCGTGCCGCTGAGGCACTCACGGAACTGCTCGGCGTCGAGGTCGGCCTGGTCGGCGAAATCGTGGAGGCTCAAGCCCGACTGGTCGATCAGGCTTCTCACGCGATCGGAGATGCTGGACACCCGTGGACAGTAGTCCGCCATCTGCCCAGTTCTCAAGGCGCATGGCAGACGATCCCCAGGTGTCGAACCTGTACTGCTCTCCAGCCAGAGACACCAGCTTCAACTGGAGGATCGCATCACCATTGACCCGAGATCGAGCGGAGTCCGGTCCCAGGAGCCCGTGGCTGCCAACGCCTCCCGGGACAGTCTGTTAGGGCACTCCTGCACCCGGCTGACCAGCGCTGTCAGCGAGTTCGCGCGACTCGAAGCAGGCCGCGCCCAAGGTCGTAGATACTGGTGCTTTCGTGATCCTCCAGCGCCTCGTGGCGGCGCGAAGCGCATAGGGGATCTCAGTCCGGCAATGACGGCATCAGTGAAGGAGTCCGCCCAGGTGGCGACCGCTACGGAGCATCCGCAGGGATCAGCGAGCAGTACCGCGAGCGCGACTGCCCTTCCACCGGTCCCGGAGCCCGGGCAGGTCGTCAAGGTCCGGGGCTCGACCTGGGCCGTGTCTGATGTCCGTAAGCAGGGGCTTCCACGTAGCCCCGCAGATGAGGGCGTGCCGGGCCTTGCCCATGTGGTCAGCCTGCAGTCGCTGGACGAGGACCGGCTCGGGCAGGAGCTGACGGTGGTCTGGGAGCTGGAGGTCGGGCACACCGTCGCGCCGGACCAGGGGCTGCCGGAGACCGTGCGGGCGGAAGCGTTCGACGATCCGAACACGCTCGCCGCGTTCGTGGACGCAGTCCGCTG encodes:
- a CDS encoding Wadjet anti-phage system protein JetD domain-containing protein; protein product: MTSPTGQLQVPLSPAAAQLSAALQARTDRVTVGRATLIEAFRDALPGAASGENARSTLATLLYEIAEHGIIALPTSPTKWDAGRPALPEQVRIPTAPPAKSSTPRQHVSWRPELNWAYGTRLTASQTEDLLACNRWFRDTHNQPARRAPLPLRERSHEIFRYEKRLDTLITGALFAPGRLTLEQLSTYREPPPLAHRRLGDGDTMLVVENSDTYATLHNLLKAAPGPIGYIAFGSGRAFEASVENIAELPGIHRIVYYGDLDAEGIAIPARASINGVQHGLPPIEPATGLYRLLLGREPNAGDIIASDRAHSLTAWLPEELREAAHVLLTKGQRIAQEATNRNELSLDPDWRW
- a CDS encoding helix-turn-helix domain-containing protein yields the protein MSSISDRVRSLIDQSGLSLHDFADQADLDAEQFRECLSGTSPFSTVDLAVIADEFHVSMDWLLTGAEPPLAVAARTTTGKAAEALAAARDYVARRADLDKLGYTQPWRPVSPAAPAGSTYAAQGEALAKSARRAVELQGRLVLQGGLPELIEAVFGADVAVEPLGDGFDGLAATGQGAKLILLTTTSNPARQRFTLAHELGHLLADDDQDVHLDRDIFERAQKIDPSEQRANAFASVFLLPEQTLREAVGAVKLTRESFAALCCDFMVSPATLAYRLLTLRVIDAGACDYYKRMTVREAAVVADRVEVLDRQVAASQEKRLPGLLVRDTRAAYEAGKATLRPYASLLGVDVDELRDQLASGQDNGGTA